A stretch of Eubalaena glacialis isolate mEubGla1 chromosome 10, mEubGla1.1.hap2.+ XY, whole genome shotgun sequence DNA encodes these proteins:
- the ATG2A gene encoding autophagy-related protein 2 homolog A isoform X2: protein MSRWLWPWSNCVKERVCRYLLHHYLGHFFQEHLSLDQLSLDLYKGSVVLRDIHLEIWSVNEVLESMESPLELVEGFVGSIEVAVPWAALLTDHCTVHVSGLQLTLQPRQGPGPGAADSQSWASCMTTSMQLAQECLRDGLPEPSEPPQPLEGLEMFAQTIETVLRRIKVTFLDTVVRVEHSSGDGERGVAVEAHVQRLEYCDEAVRDPSQAPPVDVHQPPAFLHKLLQLAGVRLHFEELRPQEGPPEPPLQIGSCSGCLELTVKLKQNEAFPGPKLEVCGQLGSLHLLLTPRQLQQLQELLGALSLADPEGLVDKLNKSRPLGAEDLWLIEQDLNQQLQAGTVAEPPSSDPLSNPLVNLESTDLFFSMAGLTSSVASALSELSLSDVDLGTSVHSNMASRRLSAQGPPTGKTAPAPPLNTLRPDSLLKMTLGGVTLTLLQTSAPSSGPPDLTTHFFAEFDATKDGSFGSHDFYHLRPRFQRACPCSHVRLTGAAVQLSWELRTSRGRRITSTEVHFGQLEVLECLWPRGTSEPEYTEVLSFPSSLRSQASAQPRAHLHHTQTLRRLPKSRPRRPTACHCHSELALDLADFQADVELGALDRLAALLHQATTPPPEQPAGLLTEPPPAAEQHAVVRLSAPRATLQLRFPIADLRPERDPWVGGAVRAEQLRLELTEPQFRSELSSGPGPPAPTRLELTCSDLHVTYEDGEKPPVPCVRVSKALDPKSPGHKYFLPQVVVTLNPQLSAQWEVIPEKGEELELSAENLCELREPEPSPFSSKRTMYETEEMVIPGDPEEMRTFQSRALALSRCSLEVVLPGAHIFLPSKEVYESLYNRINNDLLMWEPADLLPTPAPATRPTGFPDASGFWHDSFKMCKSAFRLDSDSDDEDTHFSVGASGTPQRLAPESQSPHSQSTFSTLVTVLKGRITAHCETKDERGKRLEATHGELVLDMEQGTVFSVSQYRGQPGLGYFCLEAEKATLYHRAAVDDYLLPSRLELPTFAPPAQLARTIYPSEEGMTEQGGLGRKGQGRGPHMLSTAVRIQLDPHRNVKEFLVTLRLHRATLRHYMALPEQSWHSQLLEFLDVLDDPVLGYLPPTVITILHVHLFSCAVDYRPLYLPVRVLVTAETFTLSSNIVMDTSTFLLRFILDDSALYLSNKCEMETLDLRRDYVCVLDVDLLELVIKTWKGSTEDKLSQPLFELRCSNNVMHVHSCADSCALLVNLLQYVMSEGDLHPPPRPPSPTEIAGQKLSESPASLPSCPPVETALINQRDLTDALLDTERGLRELAQASGSPFFQASPVSVYLFPGERSGAQPPSPLVGAPTGSLGSHSEAKEEEKEEEGDGDTLDSDEFCILDAPGLGILPQDGEPVVTQLHPDPIIVQDGHFSQPLGSTDLLRAPAHFPVPSSRVVLREVSLVWHLYGGRDFGPHPGHRARAGLTGPRSSPSRCSGPNRPQNSWRAQGGSGRQHHVLMEIQLSKVSFQHEVYPAEPGPVAPGKELEEQPLSRQVFIVQELEVRDRLASSQINKFLYLHTSERMPRRTHSNMLKIKALHVAPMTNLGGPECCLRVSLLPLRLNVDQDALLFLRDFFTSLAASINPVVPAETSTEAHPETPVQPSSPQEGQPEGVETTSSQEAAGGRHGASPAGQQPVYFREFRFTSEVPIWLDYHGKHVTMDQVGTFAGLLIGLAQLNCSELKLKRLCCRHGLLGVDKVLGYALNEWLQDIRKNQLPGLLGGVGPMHSVVQLFQGFRDLLWLPIEQYRKDGRLMRGLQRGAASFGSSTASAALELSNRLVQAIQATAETVYDILSPAAPISRSLQDKRSVRRLQKGQQPADLREGVAKAYDTVREGILDTAQTICEVASRGHEQKGLTGAVGGVIRQLPPTVVKPLILATEATSNLLGGMRNQILPDAHKDHALKWRLDEARD from the exons ATGTCACGATGGCTATGGCCGTGGTCGAACTGTGTGAAAGAGCGGGTCTGCCGCTACTTGCTGCACCACTACTTGGGTCACTTCTTCCAGGAGCACCTCAGCCTGGACCAGCTAAGCCTCGATCTGTACAAGGGCAGCGTTGTCCTGCGGGATATACACCTGGAGATCTGG TCTGTGAATGAGGTGCTGGAGTCCATGGAGTCGCCACTGGAGCTGGTGGAAGGCTTCGTGGGCTCTATCGAGGTGGCCGTGCCCTGGGCTGCGCTACTCACCGACCACTGCACCGTGCACGTGTCAGGCCTCCAGCTCACCTTACAGCCCCGCCAGGGCCCGG GGCCGGGGGCTGCCGACTCACAGAGCTGGGCCTCGTGCATGACCACGAGCATGCAGCTGGCCCAGGAGTGCCTGCGGGATGGGCTGCCCGAGCCCTCTGAGCCACCACAGCCCCTGGAAGGACTGGAGATGTTTGCCCAGACCATTGAGACCG TACTGCGAAGGATCAAGGTGACCTTCTTGGATACTGTCGTGAGGGTGGAGCACTCGTCCGGTGATGGGGAGCGTGGTGTGGCAGTGGAAGCCCACGTGCAAAG ACTAGAGTACTGCGATGAGGCAGTGCGAGACCCAAGCCAGGCACCGCCAGTGGATGTGCACCAGCCCCCTGCCTTCCTCCACAAGCTGCTGCAGCTGGCGGGGGTCCGCCTGCACTTCGAGGAGCTCCGCCCACAG GAAGGACCCCCAGAGCCTCCTTTGCAGATTGGCAGCTGCTCAGGGTGCCTGGAGCTGACAGTGAAATTGAAGCAAAATGAGGCCTTCCCAGGCCCCAAG ctgGAGGTGTGTGGGCAGCTGGGCTCCCTGCACCTGCTCCTGACCCCGCGGCAGCTCCAGCAGCTTCAGGAACTGCTTGGTGCACTGAGCCTTGCAG ACCCCGAGGGCCTGGTCGACAAGCTGAACAAGAGCCGCCCACTAGGTGCTGAAGATCTGTGGCTGATTGAACAGGACCTGAATCAGCAGCTGCAGGCGGGGACTGTAGCTGAGCCCCCCAGCTCAGACCCCCTTTCGAACCCCCTTGTCAACTTGGAGAGCACTG ACCTCTTCTTCTCCATGGCGGGCCTCACAAGCAGTGTGGCCTCAGCCCTGTCTGAGCTCTCCCTCTCCGATGTAGACCTGGGCACCTCTGTGCACAGCAACATGGCCTCCCGCCGGCTCTCTGCTCAGGGCCCCCCAACCG GCAAGACAGCCCCTGCACCCCCCTTGAACACCCTGCGCCCCGACTCGCTGCTGAAGATGACCTTGGGGGGTGTGACCctgaccttgcttcagacatctGCCCCGTCTTCCGGACCACCTGACCTCACCACCCACTTTTTTGCGGAGTTCGATGCCACCAAGGATGGGTCCTTCGGCTCCCATGACTTCTACCATCTCCGACCGCGCTTCCAGAGGGCCTGTCCCTGTAGCCATGTCCG GCTAACGGGTGCCGCTGTACAGCTTTCCTGGGAGCTGAGGACAAGTAGGGGCCGGCGGATCACCAGCACGGAAGTGCACTTCGGGCAGCTGGAGGTGCTGGAGTGTCTATGGCCCAGGGGCACTTCGGAGCCTGAGTACACAGAG GTCCTGAGCTTCCCCAGCAGCCTGCGATCCCAGGCCTCGGCTCAGCCTCGTGCTCACCTGCACCACACGCAGACCCTGCGCCGGCTGCCCAAG AGCCGGCCCCGGCGCCCAACTGCCTGCCATTGTCACTCAGAACTGGCCCTGGACCTGGCCGACTTCCAGGCAGATGTGGAGCTGGGGGCCCTGGACCGGCTCGCTGCCCTGCTGCACCAGGCCACCACACCCCCTCCCGAGCAGCCGGCTGGCCTGCTG ACAGAGCCCCCGCCAGCAGCTGAGCAGCATGCAGTGGTGCGGCTCTCGGCACCCCGCGCCACGCTGCAGCTGCGCTTCCCCATTGCTGACCTGCGGCCTGAGCGGGACCCCTGGGTGGGCGGGGCCGTGCGGGCCGAGCAGCTGCGCCTGGAGCTGACTGAGCCCCAGTTCCGGTCAGAGCTGAGCAGTGGGCCtggccccccagcccccacccgcctgGAACTCACCTGCTCCGACCTCCATG TCACCTACGAAGATGGAGAGAAGCCACCTGTCCCCTGTGTGCGGGTCTCCAAAGCCCTGGATCCCAAGAGCCCTGGGCACAAGTACTTCCTGCCCCA GGTAGTGGTGACCCTGAATCCCCAGCTCAGCGCACAGTGGGAAGTGATCCcggagaagggagaggagctggagTTGTCGGCCGAGAATCTGTGCGAGCTTCGGGAGCCTGAGCCCTCACCCTTCTCCTCCAAAAGGACCATGTACGAGACGGAAGAG ATGGTGATTCCTGGAGACCCTGAGGAAATGAGGACCTTTCAGAGCCGGGCCCTGGCGCTGTCCCGCTGCAGCCTGGAAGTGGTCCTGCCCGGCGCCCACATCTTCCTGCCCAGCAAGGAGGTCTACGAGAGCCTCTACAACAG GATCAACAACGACCTGCTCATGTGGGAGCCCGCGGACCtgcttcccacccctgcccctgccactCGCCCCACTGGCTTCCCAGATGCCTCGGGCTTCTGGCACGACAGCTTCAAGATGTGCAAGTCTGCCTTCAGGCTGG ACTCGGACTCGGACGACGAGGACACCCACTTCTCAGTGGGGGCATCAGGCACCCCCCAGCGCCTTGCCCCTGAGTCCCAGAGCCCTCACTCCCAGAGTACCTTCTCTACACTAGTGACAGTGCTAAAGGGTCGGATCACGGCCCACTGTGAGACCAAG GACGAGCGCGGGAAGCGGCTGGAGGCCACGCACGGGGAGCTGGTGCTGGACATGGAACAAGGCACCGTCTTCAGCGTCTCCCAGTACCGAGGCCAGCCGGGACTCGGCTACTTCTGCCTGGAAGCTGAAAAGGCGACACTCTACCACCGAG CGGCTGTGGATGACTACCTGCTGCCCAGTCGCCTGGAGCTGCCCACCTTTGCTCCTCCGGCCCAGCTGGCCCGAACCATCTACCCGTCGGAGGAAGGGATGACTGAGCAAGGAGGCTTGGGCCGCAAAGGCCAGGGCCGGGGCCCCCACATGCTGTCCACCGCGGTGCGCATCCAACTGGACCCTCACAGGAACGTCAAG GAGTTCCTGGTGACACTGCGGCTGCACAGAGCCACCCTGCGCCACTACATGGCCCTGCCAGAACAGAGCTGGCACTCTCAG CTGTTGGAGTTCTTAGATGTCCTGGATGACCCAGTGCTGGGCTACCTGCCTCCAACGGTCATTACCATCCTACATGTACACCTGTTCTCCTGTGCCGTGGACTACAG GCCCCTCTACCTCCCCGTACGTGTCCTTGTCACTGCTGAGACCTTCACCCTCTCCAGCAACATCGTCATGGACACCTCTACCTTCCTGCTCAG GTTCATCCTCGACGACTCCGCCTTGTACCTGTCCAACAAGTGTGAGATGGAGACCCTGGATCTGCGGCGAG ATTATGTCTGTGTCTTGGACGTTGACCTTCTGGAGCTCGTGATCAAAACCTGGAAGGGGAGCACTGAGGACAAACTG AGCCAGCCACTCTTCGAGCTGCGCTGCTCCAACAATGTGATGCACGTGCATAGCTGTGCTGACTCCTGCGCCCTGCTGGTCAACCTGCTCCAGTACGTGATGAGTGAGGGCGACCTGcacccccctccccggccccccaGCCCCACAGAGATCGCCGGCCAGAAG CTCTCGGAGagccctgcctccctgccctcaTGCCCCCCAGTGGAGACGGCCCTCATCAACCAGCGGGACCTGACCGACGCCCTCCTGGACACCGAGCGCGGCCTGCGGGAGCTGGCCCAGGCTTCAG GGAGCCCCTTCTTTCAGGCCTCTCCAGTGTCGGTCTACCTATTCCCAGGCGAACGGAGTGGGGCCCAGCCCCCCTCGCCCCTGGTTGGGGCCCCCACTGGCAGCTTGGGGTCCCACTCAGAGGccaaagaagaggagaaggaagaggagggggatggAGACACTCTGGACAGCGATGAGTTTTGCATCCTTGACGCTCCTGGCCTGGGCATATTG ccccaAGATGGGGAGCCCGTGGTGACACAGCTGCATCCAGACCCCATCATAGTGCAGGACGGGCACTTCTCACAGCCGCTGGGCAGCACGGACCTGCTGCGGGCACCTGCCCACTTCCCAGTGCCCAGCAGTCGTGTGGTGCTGCGTGAGGTCTCCCTTGTCTGGCACCTCTATGGGGGCCGAGACTTTGGCCCCCATCCCGGACACAG GGCAAGAGCAGGCCTCACAGGCCCCAGGAGCTCCCCTTCTCGCTGCTCCGGCCCCAACCGGCCCCAGAACTCCTGGCGTGCGCAGGGGGGCAGTGGCAGGCAGCACCATGTCCTCATGGAGATCCAGCTCAGCAAG GTAAGCTTCCAGCATGAAGTGTACCCGGCAGAGCCAGGCCCCGTAGCCCCCGGCAAGGAGCTGGAGGAGCAGCCGCTGTCCCGCCAGGTGTTCATTGTACAGGAGCTCGAGGTCCGAGACCGGCTGGCCTCCTCCCAGATCAACAAATTCCTGTACTTACACACGAGTGAGCGGATGCCACGGCGCACCCACTCCAACATG CTCAAGATCAAAGCGCTGCACGTGGCCCCCATGACCAACCTGGGTGGGCCCGAGTGCTGTCTCCGCGTCTCACTGCTGCCCCTGCGGCTCAACGTGGATCAG GATGCTCTGCTCTTCCTCAGGGATTTCTTCACCAGCCTGGCGGCCAGCATCAACCCTGTGGTCCCGGCGGAGACCTCCACTGAAG CTCACCCTGAGACCCCAGTCCAGCCCAGCAGCCCCCAGGAAGGGCAACCCGAGGGTGTGGAGACCACCAGCTCCCAGGAGGCCGCAGGCGGGAGACACGGCGCCTCCCCTGCTGGGCAGCAGCCCGTCTACTTCAG gGAGTTCCGCTTCACGTCCGAGGTGCCCATCTGGCTGGATTACCACGGCAAGCACGTCACCATGGACCAGGTG ggcacTTTCGCAGGCCTCCTCATAGGCCTGGCCCAGCTCAACTGCTCCGAGCTGAAGCTAAAGCGGCTGTGTTGCCGGCATGG GCTCCTGGGTGTGGACAAGGTGCTGGGCTATGCTCTCAACGAGTGGCTGCAGGACATCCGAAAGAACCAGTTGCCTGGCTTGCTGGGGGGCGTGGGCCCCATGCACTCTGTTGTCCAGCTCT TCCAAGGGTTCCGGGACCTGCTGTGGCTGCCCATCGAGCAGTACAGGAAGGATGGGCGCCTCATGCGGGGGCTGCAGCGGGGGGCTGCCTCCTTTGGCTCATCCACAGCTTCAGCCGCCTTAGAACTCAGCAACCGGCTGGTGCAGGCTATCCAG GCCACAGCCGAGACGGTGTATGACATCCTGTCCCCCGCAGCGCCCATCTCGCGCTCCCTGCAGGACAAGCGCTCTGTGCGAAGGCTGCAGAAGGGCCAGCAGCCGGCCGACCTTCGGGAGGGCGTGGCCAAGGCCTACGACACAGTTCGGGAG GGCATCCTGGACACAGCTCAGACCATCTGCGAGGTGGCGTCTCGGGGCCATGAACAGAAGGGGCTGACAGGCGCTGTGGGGGGCGTGATCCGCCAGCTGCCCCCAACGGTGGTGAAGCCCCTCATCCTAGCCACAGAGGCCACGTCCAACCTACTGGGGGGGATGCGCAACCAGATCCTCCCTGATGCACACAAGGACCACGCTCTCAAGTGGCGTTTGGACGAGGCCCGGGACTGA